From the Paramormyrops kingsleyae isolate MSU_618 chromosome 7, PKINGS_0.4, whole genome shotgun sequence genome, one window contains:
- the mrps18c gene encoding small ribosomal subunit protein bS18m isoform X1, translated as MLAIRKFRFIHHFLCKNAARYNTTDRGVRGLYDRSAEISRSNDDMPISMENPYKEEPKGCILCNVTVDHKNVQLLSQFVSPHTGCIYGRHITGLCGRKQREVSKAIKKAHHMGFMSVTLKDPSFMKDPNICHIKHME; from the exons ATGCTGGCGATCAGGAAATTTCGATTTATTCATCACTTCCTCTGTAAAAATGCGGCGAGATACAATACTACgg ATCGCGGTGTCAGAGGGCTGTACGACAGGTCGGCTGAAATTAGCAGAAGTAATGATGACATG CCAATAAGTATGGAAAATCCATACAAGGAAGAACCGAAAGGCTGTATACTCTGCAACGTTACGGTAGATCACAAAAACGTACAG CTTTTGTCGCAGTTCGTGTCTCCGCATACCGGGTGCATTTATGGCAGACACATAACAG GTCTGTGTGGTAGGAAGCAGAGGGAGGTTTCTAAAGCCATAAAGAAGGCCCACCATATGG GTTTCATGTCTGTGACATTAAAAGACCCATCATTCATGAAGGACCCCAACATCTGTCACATCAAGCACATGGAGTAG
- the abraxas1 gene encoding BRCA1-A complex subunit Abraxas 1 isoform X2: MAELHTTVRVSGFVLGSLMFQHFNSDSDAEGFILGETKAEERCKITDSHMDHVQYEHTIHIQKHVSCCRLGSFYDSAGEVRPEEVRRILASEKTENVLGWYKQRRNTDQRMTFKEQVVHRNLRRALRNHELVFLLLTSTDASAISSTHCLEYSVFMSHGSQYHKIPVLVGNLGMLEQQDYWRTSTCCLSSSYSQAVKKHSVRFFTSDGSLKEVSKVSSMNDTLQAQLRSTCKDLDHSERSLERLLVEVSALQKAVAEKRSQTTQCPESQYLNSRLPQENVLLCTAMKVLFPDSPLLRTRVLNHQGVPLPEFCNTDHDIDVSGVLPPILAYRDAQSRRRKRREALDTEGVLTVSGSETEDELLASQNGNLDRSNSPVF, encoded by the exons ATGGCGGAGCTTCACACGACCGTCCGTGTATCCGGATTCGTGCTGGGATCGCTCATGTTTCAGCATTTTAATAGTGACTCGGACGCG GAGGGATTCATCCTGGGGGAGACCAAGGCAGAGGAGAGGTGTAAGATCACGGATTCCCATATGGACCACGTTCAGTATGAACATACAATAC ACATTCAGAAACATGTTTCCTGCTGCAGACTCGGCAG TTTTTACGACAGTGCCGGTGAAGTGAGACCAGAAGAAGTCAGGCGTATCCTGGCCTCTGAGAAAACG GAGAACGTGCTCGGATGGTACAAGCAAAGGAGGAACACAGATCAGCGAATGACCTTCAAGGAGCAGGTGGTCCACCGTAACCTGAGGAGAGCCTTACGCAACCACGAGCTGGTGTTCCTCCTGCTGACGTCCACGGACGCCTCGGCCATCAGCTCCACCCACTGTCTGGAATACTCTGTGTTCATGTCACATGGAAG CCAGTACCACAAAATCCCAGTGCTGGTGGGCAACCTGGGCATGCTGGAGCAGCAGGACTACTGGAGAACGTCCACGTGCTGCCTGTCTTCCAGCTACAGCCAGGCTGTAAAGAAGCACAG CGTACGGTTCTTCACCTCAGATGGGTCCCTGAAAGAGGTCAGCAAGGTCAGCAGCATGAATGACACGCTGCAGGCACAGCTGAGG TCGACCTGCAAGGACCTGGACCACAGTGAGCGCTCGCTGGAAAGGCTCCTGGTGGAAGTCTCCGCTCTCCAGAAGGCTGTGGCGGAGAAGAGGTCACAGACCACTCAGTGTCCTG AGAGTCAGTATCTGAACTCACGCCTGCCCCAGGAGAATGTGCTGCTTTGCACAGCTATGAAGGTGCTCTTCCCAGATTCCCCTCTGCTCCGGACGCGAGTTCTGAATCACCAGGGTGTCCCGCTGCCAGAATTCTGCAACACTGACCATGACATTGATGTATCTGGTGTGCTGCCCCCGATCCTGGCCTACCGGGATGCTCAAtccaggaggaggaagaggagggaagCTTTGGACACTGAAGGAGTCCTAACAGTCAGTGGCTCAGAGACAGAGGATGAGCTTTTGGCCTCTCAGAATGGAAATTTGGACAGATCAAACTCTCCAGTCTTCTAA
- the abraxas1 gene encoding BRCA1-A complex subunit Abraxas 1 isoform X1 codes for MAELHTTVRVSGFVLGSLMFQHFNSDSDAEGFILGETKAEERCKITDSHMDHVQYEHTIHIQKHVSCCRLGSFYDSAGEVRPEEVRRILASEKTENVLGWYKQRRNTDQRMTFKEQVVHRNLRRALRNHELVFLLLTSTDASAISSTHCLEYSVFMSHGSQYHKIPVLVGNLGMLEQQDYWRTSTCCLSSSYSQAVKKHSVRFFTSDGSLKEVSKVSSMNDTLQAQLRSTCKDLDHSERSLERLLVEVSALQKAVAEKRSQTTQCPGEPQESQYLNSRLPQENVLLCTAMKVLFPDSPLLRTRVLNHQGVPLPEFCNTDHDIDVSGVLPPILAYRDAQSRRRKRREALDTEGVLTVSGSETEDELLASQNGNLDRSNSPVF; via the exons ATGGCGGAGCTTCACACGACCGTCCGTGTATCCGGATTCGTGCTGGGATCGCTCATGTTTCAGCATTTTAATAGTGACTCGGACGCG GAGGGATTCATCCTGGGGGAGACCAAGGCAGAGGAGAGGTGTAAGATCACGGATTCCCATATGGACCACGTTCAGTATGAACATACAATAC ACATTCAGAAACATGTTTCCTGCTGCAGACTCGGCAG TTTTTACGACAGTGCCGGTGAAGTGAGACCAGAAGAAGTCAGGCGTATCCTGGCCTCTGAGAAAACG GAGAACGTGCTCGGATGGTACAAGCAAAGGAGGAACACAGATCAGCGAATGACCTTCAAGGAGCAGGTGGTCCACCGTAACCTGAGGAGAGCCTTACGCAACCACGAGCTGGTGTTCCTCCTGCTGACGTCCACGGACGCCTCGGCCATCAGCTCCACCCACTGTCTGGAATACTCTGTGTTCATGTCACATGGAAG CCAGTACCACAAAATCCCAGTGCTGGTGGGCAACCTGGGCATGCTGGAGCAGCAGGACTACTGGAGAACGTCCACGTGCTGCCTGTCTTCCAGCTACAGCCAGGCTGTAAAGAAGCACAG CGTACGGTTCTTCACCTCAGATGGGTCCCTGAAAGAGGTCAGCAAGGTCAGCAGCATGAATGACACGCTGCAGGCACAGCTGAGG TCGACCTGCAAGGACCTGGACCACAGTGAGCGCTCGCTGGAAAGGCTCCTGGTGGAAGTCTCCGCTCTCCAGAAGGCTGTGGCGGAGAAGAGGTCACAGACCACTCAGTGTCCTGGTGAGCCCCAGG AGAGTCAGTATCTGAACTCACGCCTGCCCCAGGAGAATGTGCTGCTTTGCACAGCTATGAAGGTGCTCTTCCCAGATTCCCCTCTGCTCCGGACGCGAGTTCTGAATCACCAGGGTGTCCCGCTGCCAGAATTCTGCAACACTGACCATGACATTGATGTATCTGGTGTGCTGCCCCCGATCCTGGCCTACCGGGATGCTCAAtccaggaggaggaagaggagggaagCTTTGGACACTGAAGGAGTCCTAACAGTCAGTGGCTCAGAGACAGAGGATGAGCTTTTGGCCTCTCAGAATGGAAATTTGGACAGATCAAACTCTCCAGTCTTCTAA
- the gpat3 gene encoding glycerol-3-phosphate acyltransferase 3 has product MEEAWGTILVLLRVWFTAVVLLIMLPAMLGISLGITEIYMKILVKTLEWATLRIQKHNRRQDLIKATVPNGIIQRDDGSMEQEIGELRRSRAKSLSRGKFTLCDVFYFTRKGIESIVEDEVTQRFSSEELVSWNLLTRTNNNFHYISLRLTIIWGLGVVIRYCVLAPLRITLATIGISWLVTGTSLVGLLPDISVKSWLSELVHLMCYRICARGLSATIRYHNKENRPKNGGICVANHTSPIDIVILANDRCYAMVGQVHGGLMGIIQRSAVRACPHVWFERSEMKDRHLVAKRLRDHVADKAKLPILIFPEGTCINNTSVMMFKKGSFEIGGTIYPVAIKYDPQFGDAFWNSGKYNMVSYLLRMMTSWAIVCNVWYLPPMQRQEGEDAVHFASRVKAAIAHQGGLVDLSWDGGLKRTKVKDTYREQEQKKYSSMIVGDGSSRIVGDDSSRIVGDDSSRIVGDGSSRIVGDDSSRIVGDDSSMIVGDDSSRIVGDDSSRIVGDDSSRIVGDDSSMIVGDDSSMIVGDDSSRIVGDDSSTIVGDGSSRIVGDDSSTIVGDGSSRIVGDDSSTIVGDGSSRIVGDDSSMIVGNDSSS; this is encoded by the exons ATGGAAGAGGCTTGGGGTACCATCCTGGTACTGCTCAGGGTGTGGTTCACGGCCGTGGTGCTCCTTATCATGCTGCCGGCCATGTTGGGCATCTCCCTGGGGATCACGGAGATCTACATGAAGATCCTGGTGAAGACTCTGGAG TGGGCAACGCTGCGGATCCAGAAGCACAACAGGAGGCAGGACCTAATCAAGGCCACTGTCCCCAATG GAATCATCCAGAGGGACGACGGCTCCATGGAGCAGGAGATCGGAGAGCTGCGCCGGAGCAGGGCCAAGTCCCTCTCTAGGGGCAAGTTCACGCTGTGCGACGTCTTCTACTTCACCCGGAAAGGTATCGAGAGCATCGTGGAGGACGAGGTCACCCAGCGCTTCTCCTCTGAGGAGCTGGTGTCCTGGAACCTGCTCACAAGGACCAATAACAACTTCCACTACATCAGCCTGAGGCTAACCATCATATGGGGGCTGGGCGTTGTCATCCGCTACTGCGTCCTGGCCCCGCTCCG GATCACCTTGGCAACTATTGGGATATCCTGGCTGGTGACAGGGACATCCTTGGTGGGGCTGCTGCCTGACATCAG TGTGAAGAGCTGGCTGAGCGAGCTGGTCCATCTCATGTGCTACCGGATCTGTGCCCGGGGCCTGTCTGCCACCATCCGCTACCACAACAA AGAAAATAGACCCAAGAATGGAGGCATATGTGTAGCCAACCATACCTCACCGATCGATATAGTTATCCTGGCTAATGACAGATGCTATGCTATG GTGGGCCAAGTACACGGGGGCCTGATGGGAATCATACAAAGGTCAGCGGTGAGAGCCTGTCCTCATGTTTGGTTTGAGAGGTCCGAGATGAAAGATCGCCACCTAGTGGCAAAGAG GCTGAGGGATCATGTGGCAGATAAGGCCAAGCTTCCCATACTCATCTTTCCTGAGG GGACCTGCATCAACAACACATCGGTCATGATGTTCAAAAAGGGGAGTTTTGAAATTGGAGGGACCATCTATCCTGTGGCCATAAAG TATGACCCACAGTTCGGAGATGCCTTCTGGAACAGTGGTAAATACAACATGGTGAGCTACCTGCTGCGAATGATGACCAGCTGGGCCATTGTGTGTAACGTGTGGTACCTGCCTCCCATGCAGCGCCAG gaAGGAGAAGATGCCGTCCATTTTGCAAGCCGAGTAAAAGCAGCCATCGCCCATCAGGGGGGGCTGGTGGACCTGTCCTG GGACGGCGGGTTGAAACGGACCAAGGTGAAGGACACCTACAGGGAGCAGGAGCAGAAGAAGTACAGCAGCATGATCGTAGGGGACGGCAGCAGCCGGATCGTAGGGGACGACAGCAGCAGGATCGTAGGGGACGACAGCAGCAGGATCGTAGGGGACGGCAGCAGCAGGATCGTAGGGGACGACAGCAGCCGGATCGTAGGGGACGACAGCAGCATGATCGTAGGGGACGACAGCAGCAGGATCGTAGGGGACGACAGCAGCAGGATCGTAGGGGACGACAGCAGCAGGATCGTAGGGGACGACAGCAGCATGATCGTAGGGGACGACAGCAGCATGATCGTAGGGGACGACAGCAGCAGGATCGTAGGGGACGACAGCAGCACGATCGTAGGGGACGGCAGCAGCAGGATCGTAGGGGACGACAGCAGCACGATCGTAGGGGACGGCAGCAGCAGGATCGTAGGGGACGACAGCAGCACGATCGTAGGGGACGGCAGCAGCAGGATCGTAGGGGACGACAGCAGCATGATCGTAGGGAATGACAGCAGCAGCTGA
- the mrps18c gene encoding small ribosomal subunit protein bS18m isoform X2, with amino-acid sequence MLPADNISRCTPGLEGGDRGVRGLYDRSAEISRSNDDMPISMENPYKEEPKGCILCNVTVDHKNVQLLSQFVSPHTGCIYGRHITGLCGRKQREVSKAIKKAHHMGFMSVTLKDPSFMKDPNICHIKHME; translated from the exons ATGTTGCCTGCGGATAACATATCGCGATGCACCCCTGGATTAGAAGGCGGAG ATCGCGGTGTCAGAGGGCTGTACGACAGGTCGGCTGAAATTAGCAGAAGTAATGATGACATG CCAATAAGTATGGAAAATCCATACAAGGAAGAACCGAAAGGCTGTATACTCTGCAACGTTACGGTAGATCACAAAAACGTACAG CTTTTGTCGCAGTTCGTGTCTCCGCATACCGGGTGCATTTATGGCAGACACATAACAG GTCTGTGTGGTAGGAAGCAGAGGGAGGTTTCTAAAGCCATAAAGAAGGCCCACCATATGG GTTTCATGTCTGTGACATTAAAAGACCCATCATTCATGAAGGACCCCAACATCTGTCACATCAAGCACATGGAGTAG